A portion of the Edaphobacter lichenicola genome contains these proteins:
- a CDS encoding YXWGXW repeat-containing protein, whose product MRFSSLVRNVVVGAALAIVPVASFAGVFISVGIAPPVLPVYTQPICPGDGYLWNPGYWAYGDAGYYWVPGVWVRPPQVGLLWTPGYWGWGGSAYIFHAGYWGPHVGFYGGVNYGFGYGGVGFGGGRWEGGHFAYNTAVVNVNRTVIHNTYIDNTVINHTTVYNRTSFNGGAGGIQAHPSAVEASYAHENHFAATAEQQNHMQMARADRSNFASVNGGHPQTAAYSRPGVRAENQQQRIGQGVQSGQLTSHETANLENRESSIHNQAATDRAANGGHLTAQEHQQINQRQNNVSRAINEDKHNANTQAHPHAEEHGGGGHEHK is encoded by the coding sequence ATGCGATTTTCCAGTTTAGTTCGTAACGTTGTCGTTGGTGCGGCGCTCGCAATTGTGCCCGTCGCATCATTTGCCGGGGTCTTTATCTCGGTGGGAATTGCACCGCCTGTGTTGCCGGTTTATACGCAGCCGATCTGCCCGGGGGATGGTTATCTGTGGAATCCTGGCTACTGGGCTTATGGCGATGCGGGCTACTACTGGGTTCCGGGCGTGTGGGTTCGGCCGCCGCAGGTTGGTCTGTTGTGGACGCCAGGTTATTGGGGCTGGGGTGGTAGCGCTTACATCTTCCATGCTGGCTATTGGGGACCGCACGTTGGCTTCTATGGCGGCGTGAACTATGGGTTCGGTTATGGCGGCGTCGGCTTTGGCGGCGGACGCTGGGAGGGCGGCCACTTTGCGTACAACACCGCAGTGGTGAATGTGAACAGGACGGTGATTCACAACACCTATATCGACAACACGGTGATCAACCACACGACGGTTTATAACCGCACGAGCTTCAATGGTGGCGCGGGCGGTATACAGGCTCATCCCTCGGCCGTAGAGGCTTCGTACGCGCATGAGAATCACTTTGCAGCTACGGCAGAGCAGCAGAACCATATGCAGATGGCGCGTGCTGATCGGAGCAACTTTGCTTCGGTGAATGGCGGACATCCGCAGACCGCAGCTTACTCGCGGCCAGGTGTGAGGGCTGAGAACCAGCAGCAGCGCATCGGCCAGGGAGTGCAGTCCGGGCAGTTGACTTCTCACGAGACGGCTAACCTGGAGAATCGCGAATCGAGCATTCACAACCAGGCTGCGACAGACCGTGCGGCCAATGGCGGACACCTGACGGCGCAGGAGCATCAGCAGATCAATCAGCGGCAGAACAATGTGAGCCGGGCGATTAACGAGGATAAGCACAACGCCAATACGCAGGCTCATCCGCACGCGGAAGAGCATGGCGGTGGCGGCCACGAACATAAGTAA
- a CDS encoding VOC family protein, whose translation MSNSADCVSIHLQDITEAENFYTNVMKFTLVNRSETHLEYHTGTYRLCIDQELNTRPPLPNFAVQDISIVKSGLVANGCVILRESHNSLNFRDTFGIHYAVVQK comes from the coding sequence ATGTCAAACTCAGCCGATTGCGTCTCGATCCACCTACAAGACATCACGGAAGCCGAAAACTTCTACACCAACGTGATGAAGTTCACCCTCGTCAACCGCTCCGAAACTCACCTCGAATACCATACCGGCACCTATCGCCTCTGCATCGACCAGGAGCTCAACACCCGGCCGCCTCTACCCAACTTCGCCGTTCAAGACATCAGCATCGTCAAATCAGGTCTCGTAGCCAACGGCTGCGTCATCCTTCGCGAAAGCCATAACTCCCTCAACTTCCGCGACACCTTCGGCATCCACTACGCCGTCGTCCAAAAGTAG
- a CDS encoding sensor histidine kinase: MTYSTSTTSMTSKDIISSAREAKWPWIWLAYTGFLFIDPILEPNRHIWLGTLTVFATFLVFFYGYVRSTDEGRPLRFWLIGATFLLGLITFPWNSGATTFFVYVAGFLPFSVESKRRVLALFFAESLVILGEAYLFRAPGPFHIGWPNAIIGIFLLLVIGGGNIFFAEQKRADCKLRLAQEENVALAAVAERERIARDLHDVLGHTLSVIVLKAELAGRLIESDPQRAAREMEDVERTARTALSEVREAIGGYRSRGLTAEMEQARKTLQSAGVALSCESPVPQLNASEETVLCLTVREAVTNIVRHAKATQCRIRFTRSEDGFHSLLIADDGAQPKIREGNGLRGMRERVHALGGRFSITTNPGLTILIELPHAPNTQGTQNTQNDPTPSTDTSSIKTPLVTT, from the coding sequence ATGACATACTCGACATCCACGACGTCAATGACCAGCAAGGACATCATCTCCAGCGCACGCGAAGCCAAGTGGCCCTGGATCTGGCTCGCGTACACCGGCTTCCTCTTCATCGATCCCATCTTGGAGCCGAACCGTCACATTTGGCTCGGCACCCTCACAGTCTTCGCCACCTTCCTCGTGTTCTTCTACGGATACGTTCGTTCAACCGACGAAGGCCGCCCACTCCGCTTCTGGCTGATCGGGGCAACATTCCTCCTTGGCCTCATCACCTTCCCCTGGAACTCCGGCGCCACTACCTTCTTTGTCTATGTCGCGGGCTTCCTGCCCTTCAGTGTCGAATCCAAGCGTCGCGTCCTCGCCCTCTTCTTCGCCGAATCACTCGTCATCCTCGGCGAGGCTTACCTCTTTCGAGCTCCCGGTCCATTCCACATCGGATGGCCTAACGCCATCATTGGCATCTTCCTCCTCCTCGTCATCGGCGGTGGCAACATCTTCTTTGCCGAGCAGAAACGCGCCGACTGCAAACTCCGCCTCGCCCAGGAAGAGAATGTCGCCCTGGCCGCCGTCGCCGAACGCGAACGAATCGCCCGCGACCTCCACGACGTCCTCGGCCACACCCTCTCCGTCATCGTCCTTAAGGCCGAACTCGCCGGCCGGCTCATCGAAAGCGATCCACAACGCGCAGCCCGCGAGATGGAAGACGTAGAACGCACTGCTCGCACCGCCCTCAGCGAAGTCAGGGAGGCCATCGGTGGCTATCGCTCTCGGGGCCTCACCGCCGAAATGGAGCAGGCTCGTAAGACTCTCCAATCCGCTGGTGTCGCTCTCTCCTGTGAGTCACCGGTCCCTCAACTCAACGCCTCGGAGGAGACTGTTCTCTGTCTCACCGTCCGCGAAGCCGTCACCAACATCGTCCGCCACGCGAAGGCGACACAATGCCGCATACGCTTCACCCGCTCCGAAGACGGCTTTCACTCTCTCCTCATCGCCGACGACGGCGCTCAACCAAAGATTAGAGAAGGCAACGGCCTCCGTGGCATGCGCGAGCGCGTCCACGCTCTTGGCGGCCGCTTCTCCATCACCACAAACCCCGGCCTCACCATCCTCATCGAACTTCCTCACGCCCCCAACACCCAGGGCACTCAAAACACCCAGAACGACCCAACACCGTCGACAGACACGAGCAGCATCAAAACTCCCCTAGTGACCACATGA
- a CDS encoding EamA family transporter, with protein MEAKTDRPAWKTLLAFAIIYFVWGSTFLAIRIGVHEVPPLLFAAMRFTVAGAVLFGWMLAKGERLPSGRQWGSVLVIASLIFVLDYGLLFWAEQRIASGIAAVMLAMIPAFMALAEIIFLRTQRLTVRLATALLIGIGGVAVLMSHSFDLGGAPIETTGAIALIVASLSWAVASVLTRVLPLPESKVMSSGAQMLAGGLLLVVAAAAFGEFRGFHPGSVSRGAWLALLYLIVAGSIVGYTAYVWLIHHESPTKVGTYAYVNPVVAVVLGYFLGGEALGLRTILGTVFILISVVVITTTKKVDASR; from the coding sequence ATGGAAGCTAAAACAGATCGGCCCGCCTGGAAGACTTTGTTGGCTTTCGCGATTATCTATTTTGTGTGGGGATCGACTTTTCTTGCGATTCGCATTGGGGTGCATGAGGTTCCACCGCTTCTGTTTGCGGCGATGCGGTTTACGGTGGCGGGTGCTGTGCTCTTTGGATGGATGCTGGCGAAGGGCGAGCGATTGCCGAGTGGGCGGCAGTGGGGGTCGGTGCTGGTGATCGCTTCGCTGATCTTTGTGCTCGACTATGGGTTGCTGTTTTGGGCGGAGCAGCGGATTGCGTCCGGGATCGCTGCGGTGATGCTGGCGATGATTCCAGCGTTTATGGCGTTAGCTGAGATTATTTTTTTGAGGACACAGAGGCTGACGGTTCGTCTGGCGACCGCGCTGCTGATTGGCATCGGTGGGGTGGCGGTACTGATGAGCCACTCGTTTGACCTGGGCGGGGCGCCGATTGAGACGACTGGCGCGATCGCGTTAATTGTGGCATCGCTGAGCTGGGCGGTGGCTTCTGTGCTGACGCGTGTGCTGCCGCTGCCGGAGTCGAAGGTGATGAGCTCGGGAGCGCAGATGCTGGCCGGGGGATTGCTGCTGGTTGTTGCTGCGGCGGCGTTTGGGGAGTTTCGCGGGTTTCATCCGGGGAGTGTTTCACGTGGGGCCTGGTTGGCGTTGCTGTATTTGATTGTTGCGGGGTCGATTGTTGGGTATACGGCGTATGTGTGGTTGATTCATCATGAGTCGCCTACGAAGGTTGGGACCTATGCGTATGTGAATCCGGTGGTGGCGGTGGTGCTTGGGTATTTTCTGGGTGGTGAGGCGCTTGGGTTGCGGACGATTCTTGGAACTGTGTTTATTTTGATTAGCGTGGTGGTGATTACTACTACGAAGAAGGTGGATGCTTCGCGTTGA
- a CDS encoding DNA polymerase Y family protein, which translates to MASVLQPDRFRFLHIDLNSFFASVEQQINPEYRGRPLGVVPTMADTTCCIAASYEAKAFGVKTGTRVSDAKKLCPGIILIEGSHTEYAKYSHAVKEAVEQACHVTSIPSIDETVCELIGREQEPPNARKIALEIKQSIYKNVGEAIRCSIGMAPNRYLAKVASDMQKPDGLIGLLPSQLPRAIAHLPLRELPGVGARTEARLNKKGITTMEQLLALDRNGMHKLWDSVWGDRLYHWLRGIDVGDDGAPPTSDIQKTLGHSHVIAPEFRTITGAWAVAHKLLHKAAMRLRMEKFHTTSLSFNIRFALTREQIARAEKSRRHSSGIEHASWGMEARFQACNDTLTLLEALQGIWRQCPKGPEQQKPFFLAITLHNLIPDDELQQRLFADPNNRADLSATMDKLNLKYGHTKLHFAGMLPARESAPTRIAFTQIPTKYGVDYM; encoded by the coding sequence GTGGCCAGCGTTCTACAACCCGATCGCTTCCGCTTCCTCCACATCGACCTGAACAGTTTCTTCGCGTCCGTCGAACAACAAATTAACCCTGAGTATCGCGGCCGCCCCCTAGGCGTCGTCCCCACCATGGCCGACACCACCTGCTGCATTGCGGCCAGCTACGAGGCCAAGGCCTTCGGAGTCAAAACCGGTACGCGCGTCAGCGACGCCAAAAAGTTGTGCCCCGGCATCATCCTCATCGAAGGCAGCCACACCGAGTACGCGAAGTACTCCCACGCCGTAAAGGAAGCCGTCGAACAAGCCTGCCATGTCACTTCAATACCCTCCATCGACGAGACCGTCTGCGAGCTCATAGGACGCGAACAGGAGCCGCCGAACGCACGCAAAATCGCCCTTGAGATCAAACAGTCCATCTATAAGAACGTAGGTGAGGCCATCCGTTGCTCCATCGGCATGGCGCCCAACCGCTACCTCGCCAAGGTAGCCAGTGACATGCAGAAGCCTGATGGCCTTATAGGCCTCCTGCCCTCGCAGCTACCCCGTGCCATCGCCCATCTCCCTCTCCGCGAACTCCCGGGCGTAGGCGCACGAACCGAAGCCCGCCTCAACAAAAAGGGCATTACCACCATGGAACAGCTCCTCGCCCTCGACCGCAACGGCATGCACAAGCTCTGGGACTCAGTCTGGGGCGACCGTCTCTACCACTGGCTCCGCGGCATCGATGTCGGCGACGACGGCGCTCCGCCCACCTCCGACATTCAGAAAACCCTCGGCCACTCCCACGTTATCGCTCCCGAGTTCCGCACCATCACCGGTGCCTGGGCCGTCGCCCACAAACTCCTCCACAAAGCCGCCATGCGGCTGCGTATGGAAAAGTTCCATACCACCTCACTCTCTTTCAACATCCGCTTTGCCCTCACGCGAGAGCAGATCGCACGCGCAGAAAAATCACGCCGTCACTCCAGCGGCATCGAACACGCTTCCTGGGGGATGGAAGCCCGATTCCAGGCCTGCAATGACACCCTCACTCTTTTGGAAGCTCTGCAAGGTATTTGGCGACAGTGCCCGAAAGGTCCTGAGCAGCAAAAACCATTTTTCCTCGCCATCACTTTGCACAATCTCATCCCCGACGACGAGCTGCAACAGCGGCTCTTCGCGGATCCCAACAACCGCGCCGATCTCTCTGCCACGATGGACAAGCTCAACCTGAAGTACGGGCACACTAAGCTACACTTCGCCGGTATGCTTCCCGCCCGTGAGTCCGCTCCCACCCGCATCGCCTTCACCCAGATCCCCACCAAATACGGTGTTGACTACATGTAA
- a CDS encoding RNA methyltransferase has translation MGRERLLDRVVVVLVRARNPNNIGAVARAMHDFGFRHLRIVNEYAVPFETARSAVDASDVMTGAVEFRSVAEAVADCTLVVGTTAVGERALQHPLLVLPDAAVKIGSEVEGEGRVALLFGSEKTGLSNDELSHCHWLLTIPMQEHEEIRHPSMNLGQAVAVCLYELVREAGGGAVSGVSAGADAGEVERLTVLLTELLEKTGYTKRHPANCDEAQIRRLVLRMGVTANDAPVWMGILRQVLWKVRREPTVE, from the coding sequence ATGGGACGTGAGCGGTTGCTTGATCGAGTGGTTGTGGTGCTGGTGCGTGCGCGCAATCCGAATAACATCGGCGCGGTGGCGCGGGCGATGCATGACTTTGGGTTTCGCCATCTTCGGATTGTGAATGAGTACGCGGTGCCGTTTGAGACGGCGCGGTCGGCGGTGGATGCTTCGGATGTGATGACCGGGGCTGTGGAGTTTCGTAGCGTAGCCGAGGCTGTTGCGGATTGCACGCTGGTGGTGGGGACGACTGCTGTGGGGGAGCGGGCGTTGCAGCATCCGTTGCTGGTGCTGCCGGATGCCGCGGTGAAGATCGGCTCCGAGGTGGAGGGCGAGGGAAGGGTTGCTCTGCTGTTTGGATCAGAAAAAACCGGGCTTAGTAATGATGAGTTGAGCCACTGCCATTGGCTGCTAACGATTCCGATGCAGGAGCATGAGGAGATTCGGCATCCTTCGATGAATCTTGGGCAGGCGGTGGCGGTTTGTCTGTATGAGCTGGTGCGTGAGGCCGGTGGAGGTGCGGTGAGTGGTGTTTCTGCGGGGGCTGATGCTGGGGAGGTGGAGCGTCTGACTGTGCTGCTGACTGAGCTGTTGGAGAAGACGGGGTATACGAAGCGTCATCCTGCTAACTGTGATGAGGCTCAGATTCGGCGATTGGTTTTGCGGATGGGGGTGACGGCGAATGATGCGCCGGTGTGGATGGGGATTTTGCGGCAGGTGTTGTGGAAGGTGCGGAGGGAACCTACTGTGGAGTGA
- a CDS encoding S9 family peptidase yields the protein MKNRLSIVAGIVVGCCLTVSGMAQGTQLTSADYARAEKFMGYNVNSLVYHGVARPTWMADGRFWYKDFGPDGLTLMVVDPARGTTAPAFDHVKLAKALTAAVNGAVKVLPQHMTTLTEMTFSDGDRTVVVGNGSRKFRCDLSGAGVCTEVIAPGAKAANTEHGDLSPDKTKAAFIRDWNLWVRDVATGKETQLTKDGVKDYGYATDNAGWIMSDNPILVWSPDSKKIATFQQDQRKTGEMYMVPVTNGHPELKAWKYPLVGDQDVTMIERVIIDVDKAKVIRLKMAPDQHRSTLCDDVSCRGGSGWDDVQWSADGKTLAFVSTSRDHKQEWMRIADVSSGDVLDVMGEKAAKFFESGNNKVNWRYLSKTNELLWFSERDGWGQMYLYDTTNGNLKNQITHGEGNVTQVLHVDEDARKIYFLGVGKETGRDPYFSHFYSIGFNGKDMKLLTPENADHAVTVSQDGKYFVDVYSTVTEPQTAVVRDDSGKVVVDVAKQDISKLVAYGWVPPVPIVVKARDGKTDLYGYMFKPTGFDASKRYPIVNHVYPGPQTGSCGGRGFAAAHGDMQSLAELGFIVVCIDGMGTPFRSKAFHEFYFGDLGDNTIPDQVSGMKDLAAKYPWIDLDKVGMYGHSGGGNATAAAMFHFPDFFKVGIAESGNHDQRDYEDDWAEKWNGLLVKNADGTTNYDSQANQYVAKNLKGKLLLAHGSMDNNVPLNNTLLVVDALIKANKDFDLLIIPNVAHGYGEASQYMTRRRWDYFVKNLAGNVPPHEYEMKSYAATMAAMRSGPSDGDDVDLDP from the coding sequence GTGAAGAATCGATTGTCGATAGTTGCGGGGATTGTGGTGGGATGCTGTTTGACCGTGAGTGGGATGGCGCAGGGCACGCAGTTGACGAGCGCGGACTATGCGCGGGCGGAGAAGTTTATGGGGTACAACGTCAACTCGCTGGTGTACCACGGTGTGGCTCGGCCTACGTGGATGGCTGATGGGCGGTTTTGGTACAAGGACTTTGGACCGGATGGATTGACGCTGATGGTGGTCGATCCCGCGAGGGGGACGACGGCGCCAGCGTTCGATCACGTGAAGCTGGCGAAGGCTTTGACGGCGGCGGTAAACGGAGCGGTGAAGGTTCTCCCACAACATATGACGACGCTGACAGAGATGACATTCTCGGACGGGGACAGGACCGTTGTGGTGGGGAACGGGTCCCGGAAGTTTCGCTGCGATCTGAGTGGCGCGGGAGTTTGCACGGAGGTGATTGCGCCGGGTGCGAAGGCTGCGAATACGGAGCATGGAGATCTTTCTCCCGATAAGACGAAGGCCGCTTTTATTCGTGACTGGAATCTTTGGGTGCGGGATGTCGCGACTGGCAAGGAGACTCAACTGACCAAGGATGGCGTGAAGGACTACGGGTATGCGACGGATAATGCCGGTTGGATCATGAGCGACAATCCGATTCTGGTGTGGTCGCCGGACTCGAAGAAGATCGCGACGTTTCAACAAGACCAGCGGAAGACCGGCGAGATGTATATGGTTCCAGTGACGAATGGGCACCCGGAGCTGAAGGCCTGGAAGTATCCGCTGGTTGGGGATCAAGATGTGACGATGATCGAGCGGGTGATCATCGATGTGGATAAGGCGAAGGTGATTCGTTTGAAGATGGCGCCGGATCAGCATCGTTCGACGCTCTGCGATGACGTGAGTTGCCGCGGTGGAAGCGGATGGGATGACGTGCAGTGGAGTGCGGATGGGAAGACGTTGGCGTTTGTTTCGACCTCGCGGGATCACAAGCAGGAGTGGATGCGGATTGCGGATGTCTCGTCGGGCGACGTATTGGATGTGATGGGCGAGAAGGCGGCAAAGTTTTTTGAGAGCGGTAACAACAAGGTGAACTGGAGGTACCTTTCGAAGACGAATGAGCTGTTGTGGTTCAGTGAGCGCGATGGCTGGGGGCAGATGTATCTGTATGACACCACGAACGGCAATCTGAAGAACCAGATTACGCATGGCGAAGGGAATGTAACGCAGGTGTTGCATGTGGATGAGGACGCGCGGAAGATCTACTTTTTGGGTGTGGGGAAGGAGACGGGACGCGATCCTTATTTTTCGCACTTCTACAGCATTGGATTTAATGGGAAAGATATGAAGCTGCTGACGCCGGAGAATGCGGATCATGCGGTGACGGTGTCGCAGGACGGGAAGTACTTTGTGGATGTTTACTCGACTGTGACGGAGCCGCAGACGGCGGTGGTGCGGGACGATAGCGGCAAGGTCGTGGTCGATGTCGCGAAGCAGGACATTTCGAAGCTGGTGGCGTATGGATGGGTGCCGCCGGTGCCGATAGTGGTGAAGGCGAGGGATGGCAAGACGGACCTTTACGGTTACATGTTCAAGCCGACTGGCTTCGATGCGTCGAAGAGGTACCCGATTGTGAACCATGTGTATCCGGGGCCGCAGACGGGGTCGTGCGGTGGGCGTGGATTTGCGGCGGCGCACGGCGATATGCAGTCTTTGGCGGAGCTTGGATTCATCGTGGTGTGTATCGATGGGATGGGGACGCCGTTTCGTTCGAAGGCGTTTCATGAGTTTTATTTTGGGGATCTTGGGGATAACACGATTCCGGATCAGGTGTCAGGGATGAAGGATCTGGCGGCGAAGTATCCTTGGATCGATCTCGACAAGGTGGGGATGTATGGCCACTCGGGTGGCGGGAATGCTACGGCTGCTGCGATGTTTCACTTTCCGGATTTCTTCAAGGTGGGGATTGCTGAAAGCGGGAACCATGACCAGCGTGATTATGAAGATGACTGGGCTGAGAAGTGGAATGGTTTGCTGGTGAAGAATGCGGACGGCACGACGAACTATGACAGCCAGGCGAATCAGTATGTGGCGAAGAACTTGAAGGGCAAGCTGCTGCTGGCGCATGGTTCGATGGATAACAATGTGCCGCTGAATAACACGCTGCTGGTGGTGGATGCGCTGATCAAGGCGAATAAGGATTTTGATCTGCTGATCATTCCGAATGTGGCGCATGGCTATGGCGAGGCGAGTCAATATATGACGCGGCGGCGATGGGATTATTTTGTGAAGAACTTGGCGGGGAATGTGCCGCCGCATGAGTATGAGATGAAGTCGTATGCAGCGACGATGGCGGCGATGCGAAGTGGGCCTTCTGATGGCGACGATGTGGATTTAGATCCGTAG
- a CDS encoding response regulator transcription factor, whose translation MSPSIRVVLAEDQAMVLGALSALLELEADISVVATTANGREAFDAVGRLKPDVLVTDIEMPHMTGLELAANLVANHPNVRTIILTTFARPGYLRRALDAGARGYLLKDRPAKELADAVRRVHRGMRVVDPALAAEAWNAELDPLTDRERQILQRAGDGRSSTEIATELHLSEGTVRNYLSEAIAKLGASNRVDAARIARTKGWL comes from the coding sequence ATGAGCCCTTCCATCCGCGTCGTCCTCGCTGAAGATCAGGCCATGGTCCTCGGTGCACTCTCCGCACTCCTCGAGCTTGAGGCCGACATCTCCGTCGTCGCCACCACCGCCAACGGCCGCGAGGCCTTCGATGCCGTCGGGCGCCTCAAACCGGACGTCCTCGTCACCGACATCGAGATGCCCCACATGACCGGACTCGAACTCGCCGCCAACCTCGTCGCCAACCATCCCAACGTCCGCACCATCATCCTCACCACCTTCGCTCGCCCCGGCTACCTCCGTCGTGCCCTCGACGCAGGAGCCCGCGGCTACCTCCTCAAAGACCGCCCCGCCAAAGAGCTAGCCGACGCCGTCCGCCGGGTCCACCGCGGCATGCGCGTCGTCGACCCCGCCCTCGCCGCCGAAGCCTGGAACGCCGAACTCGACCCCCTCACCGACCGCGAGCGCCAGATCCTGCAACGCGCAGGTGACGGCCGCAGCAGCACCGAAATTGCCACCGAGCTCCACCTCTCCGAAGGCACCGTCCGCAACTACCTCTCCGAAGCAATCGCCAAGCTGGGCGCATCCAACCGCGTCGACGCCGCCCGCATAGCCCGCACCAAAGGCTGGCTGTAA
- a CDS encoding ABC transporter permease — MSTAAILHPTKTNTPRIFRKESRYEFVKLIRTRSFSLATIGFPVMLYIIFGIANRHAYDGGVHMAKYMLAGYACFGLIGAALFGIGVGLSSDLAAGWLELKRASPMPVSAYLFAKCSSAVAFGLIIVSILTIIGTSFGDVHLSASEVIKMLGITIVGSISFASMGLLIALLVPANAAPGIINLIYLPMSFLSGLWVPIKYMPHWLQAIAPLLPTYHLSQLMLGIFHYGDSMSLTTHWNALIGFTLVMLGISRIIFHRKEQNA; from the coding sequence ATGTCCACCGCCGCTATCCTTCACCCTACGAAAACCAACACCCCCCGCATCTTCCGCAAAGAGAGCCGCTACGAGTTCGTCAAACTCATTCGCACCCGCTCCTTCTCGCTCGCCACCATCGGCTTTCCCGTCATGCTCTACATCATCTTCGGCATCGCGAACCGCCACGCCTACGACGGCGGCGTCCACATGGCGAAATACATGCTCGCCGGCTATGCTTGCTTCGGCCTCATCGGCGCTGCTCTCTTCGGCATCGGCGTTGGCCTCTCGTCCGATCTCGCCGCCGGATGGCTCGAGCTTAAACGCGCCAGCCCCATGCCCGTCTCGGCCTATCTCTTCGCCAAGTGCTCCTCCGCAGTCGCCTTCGGCCTCATCATCGTCAGCATCCTCACCATCATCGGTACATCATTCGGCGACGTCCACCTCTCAGCATCCGAAGTCATCAAGATGCTCGGCATTACCATCGTCGGCTCCATCAGCTTCGCCAGCATGGGCCTCCTCATCGCACTCCTCGTCCCGGCAAACGCCGCGCCCGGCATCATCAACCTCATCTATCTCCCCATGTCCTTCCTCAGCGGCCTGTGGGTGCCCATCAAATACATGCCCCACTGGCTCCAGGCCATCGCCCCTCTTCTGCCGACCTATCATCTCTCTCAACTCATGCTCGGCATCTTCCACTACGGAGACTCCATGTCCCTCACCACCCACTGGAACGCACTCATCGGCTTCACCCTGGTCATGCTCGGCATCAGCCGCATCATCTTCCATCGCAAAGAACAAAACGCATAA
- a CDS encoding ABC transporter ATP-binding protein: MPLTAIAYETERPSPDALDQTTLQHQKPVAALINVTKRYGATTALDNLTLALRPGEVVALLGPNGAGKSTAVKMLLGLIAPTSGTARVFGADPREATTRTRVGAMLQVSRITEMIKVREHLDLFTSYYPRPLPIADIVRIAKLQGIEDRLFGELSGGQKQRVLFALALCGNPDLIFLDEPTVGMDIEARRALWAEIRVLSAMGKTVLLTTHYLEEADALADRIIVVNKGRVITEGTPAEIKRNSGGRRIRCHTKLSEDQLKTLPTVTAVELTSGTTVVTATDAETVVREMLSRDETLSGLEIASPALEDAFLALTKN, encoded by the coding sequence ATGCCGCTGACTGCAATCGCATACGAGACGGAACGACCTTCCCCAGATGCTTTAGACCAAACCACCCTCCAGCACCAAAAACCCGTAGCCGCGCTCATCAACGTCACCAAACGCTACGGCGCAACCACCGCGCTCGACAATCTCACGCTCGCCCTTCGCCCCGGCGAAGTCGTCGCCCTCCTCGGCCCCAACGGCGCCGGCAAATCCACCGCGGTCAAAATGCTTCTCGGCCTCATCGCGCCAACCTCCGGCACAGCCCGTGTCTTCGGTGCCGACCCACGCGAAGCCACCACCCGCACACGCGTCGGCGCCATGCTCCAAGTCTCACGCATCACCGAGATGATCAAGGTCCGCGAACACCTCGACCTTTTCACTAGCTACTACCCGCGACCACTCCCCATCGCCGACATCGTCCGCATCGCAAAACTGCAAGGCATCGAAGACCGTCTCTTCGGCGAACTCAGCGGCGGCCAGAAACAGCGCGTCCTCTTCGCCCTCGCGCTCTGCGGCAACCCCGACCTCATCTTCCTCGACGAGCCCACCGTCGGCATGGACATCGAAGCCCGCCGCGCCCTCTGGGCAGAGATTCGCGTCCTCTCCGCCATGGGAAAGACCGTCCTCCTCACCACCCACTACCTCGAAGAGGCCGACGCCCTCGCCGATCGCATCATCGTCGTCAACAAAGGACGTGTCATCACCGAAGGCACGCCAGCCGAGATCAAGCGCAACAGTGGCGGACGCAGAATCCGCTGCCACACCAAGCTCTCAGAAGACCAATTGAAAACCCTCCCGACCGTAACCGCCGTGGAATTGACCAGCGGAACAACAGTCGTCACCGCCACCGACGCAGAAACCGTAGTCCGCGAGATGCTGTCGCGCGACGAAACCCTAAGCGGCCTCGAGATCGCCAGCCCAGCCCTCGAAGACGCCTTCCTAGCCCTCACCAAAAACTGA